Proteins co-encoded in one Lates calcarifer isolate ASB-BC8 linkage group LG17, TLL_Latcal_v3, whole genome shotgun sequence genomic window:
- the LOC108879536 gene encoding PH domain leucine-rich repeat protein phosphatase 1: MESGKENESGAVSTPPTPQGLPDSGGDSNSMKPSGLTPLSAGKRPSIGEDDGGGAEAKLFGKGLAATSLLQIAIRNGIYQNQVANAIGGAAKNMNMPAVKTASIYSLTSVNSSTSVNSLLSRRRQRHKRNLSLGAPPTSTSTGVSSAEAASPAPSVSPLSTLSLDRKTFLRQKQSKQLQASDKTWVRSDLRRGCIHVHDWLTPSYPRPVMCTVDTTAKEVACKLEGSKAGAVLRINFKTAPLVDLNDNCKDSNGRSDDVKSLSNSADVKNPKVEENEHTKQYYPDAKLPSNLLDDKTASNSSSEVCLNDIGMELSLSVADCYGVYSGSDMESSTCEDFSPGGPRSTEHRDSLSDGLGLGTDSSVLSPNCDSATEGPDPFESSSDEVDLTTSPTHSAGDSVADQQGDLPTTTTTDPSSASNQVTRLGHDTETGAGDNGDTPKLIKPPSKCSSSSQTRPLTSQASVQPDPEIPGGSRGWLEPINTSLTPALFVQLHGGAVRRLGDDERPLQILNEYLTNLGFEDAWRVQEEGMNPEIGCLIRFYFGKPRSAGGSERVQLSGVFNVRKGKLALPVNRWSKRQVTLSGTCLIVSSVKHAHTGKMHILPLIGGKVEEVRRHSHCLAFSSAGPQSQTYYVSYDSYTEHLRWHRTASKIASQRVNSVDLSCCSLEELPAQLFYSQDLTHLNLKNNFMSPHKGVPALTRFCKLRSLSLSNNSLSEFPLALCDITSLTELNLSGNRLSSLPAEVGTMHNLQTLLLDSNFLSSLPVELGSLEGLTYLGLSFNCFSCVPPVLEKLRGMERLCLAGNQLSVLDMAGLQWLPAHHIDLRLNQLQKVIVGDSEQLVHIAHLDLRDTGLQELDVRSLCRLELLRCDRNTLSLLRVSGHAIKSLHAAHNELKQLEVQPVPENLTVLDLSWNKLGCVPDWVCESSRLEVLDINHNSVTEVPIRLLSSGSLRKLLAGWNQVCRLAERLERSQLEVLDLQHNYLTELPHNLFIKAQSLRYLNVSANKLENLPAASLSDDSFSSLEELYVTNNSLTDKCIPLLTGHGRLRVLHLAYNQLQTFTASKLARLEQLEELDLSGNRLRAVPTTILSCQRMHTLSAHSNCINAFPEVLQLPEIKCVDLSCNELTEVTLPETLPPKLQELDLTGNPRLNLDHKSLELLNNIRCFRVDPSPSAPCVSESHGAPAVWSHGYTEASGVKNKLCVAALALDSFCGIREALYGVFDGDRNVEVPYLLQCTMGDVLAEELHRGQRQEDYMTNTFLTMQRKLGTAGQRMGGSAALCHIRHDPVAPGDHGGCFTLKAANVGRCQAVLCRDGKAMQLSTTHTVKEEPEYQRVRRHNAIITEDNKVSGVTDSTRIMGYSFLCPSVTPRPHVSTVMLTPQDEFFLLGSRGLWDMLSPSEAVEAVRNVPDALAAAKKLVTLAQSYGCSDSLSAVVVQLSITEDCCCFCEPPPPPPSPGLGTHHYSAGGDGGIPLPPASSGTVSELSSEFSTSEMSSEVGSTASSEEPPPQAEPLTSHLILPGRAGVRRPACGGGSFQRQFSGALSDNGLDSEDEEPIAGVFSNGSRVEVEADVHCLRRHDCAAPQTHAHAQPSTNIPSAVALHHEPSPPPFPTQSPSPVPPSSPCLSREARSGTLGRRARANGSVACQGKNQDLIEEAGDAPIRKQGGYFNAPAQPDPEDQLIIPPELEEEVRQIIQQQQEQMQTHNQQAHSYQKPADYFVTPL; this comes from the exons ATGGAAAGTGGGAAAGAAAACGAATCCGGAGCAGTTTCAACTCCACCTACACCACAGGGGTTGCCTGATTCTGGCGGTGACAGTAACTCCATGAAGCCAAGTGGATTAACCCCGCTGTCAGCGGGAAAGAGACCTTCCATCGGGGAGGATGACGGAGGGGGCGCAGAGGCGAAACTCTTCGGGAAGGGACTCGCAGCCACCTCCCTTCTCCAGATTGCGATAAGGAACGGGATCTATCAAAACCAAGTTGCCAACGCTATCGGCGGTGCGgccaaaaacatgaacatgcCCGCCGTGAAAACAGCCAGCATCTACAGTCTGACATCGGTCAACAGCAGCACTTCTGTCAACTCTTTGCTGAGCAGGCGGCGGCAGAGACACAAGAGGAATCTGTCGCTGGGGGCTCCGCCGACCAGCACCTCTACCGGGGTGTCCTCTGCGGAGGCGGCCAGTCCCGCTCCCTCCGTCTCGCCGCTGAGCACCCTCAGCCTGGATAGGAAGACTTTTCTCCGGCAGAAGCAGTCCAAGCAGCTCCAGGCCTCTGATAAAACATGGGTGAGATCGGACCTCCGGCGGGGCTGCATTCACGTCCACGACTGGCTCACGCCCTCCTACCCGCGGCCGGTGATGTGCACGGTGGACACCACTGCTAAAGAGGTAGCCTGTAAGCTGGAGGGGAGCAAAGCTGGGGCTGTGTTGAGAATTAACTTCAAAACTGCTCCTTTAGTTGACTTAAATGATAACTGTAAAGACAGTAATGGACGGTCTGATGATGTTAAAAGTCTTAGTAACAGTGCGGATGTCAAAAACCCCAAAGTAGAGGAGAATGAGCACACGAAACAGTATTATCCCGATGCTAAACTGCCTTCTAACTTGCTGGATGATAAAACAGCGAGTAACTCTTCATCTGAGGTCTGTCTGAATGACATTGGGATGGAGTTGAGCCTGAGTGTGGCAGACTGCTACGGAGTCTACTCAGGTTCAGACATGGAGAGCAGCACCTGTGAGGACTTCAGCCCAGGTGGACCCAGGAGCACAGAGCACCGGGACTCGCTCAGCGACGGGCTGGGTTTGGGCACCGACTCCTCAGTGCTGAGCCCAAACTGTGACAGTGCCACGGAGGGACCTGACCCATTTGAGAGTTCCTCAGATGAAGTGGATCTCACCACCTCTCCGACACACTCAGCTGGTGACTCTGTTGCAGACCAGCAAGGAGACctgcccaccaccaccaccacagaccCCTCTAGTGCTTCCAACCAAGTGACAAGACTAGGTCATGATACTGAAACTGGAGCTGGGGATAACGGAGATACCCCCAAATTAATCAAACCTCCCTCTAAATGCTCCAGCAGCTCTCAGACCCGGCCCCTGACCAGCCAAGCATCTGTCCAGCCTGACCCAGAGATCCCCGGGGGGAGCAGGGGATGGCTGGAGCCCATCAATACTAGTCTGACCCCGGCCCTCTTTGTCCAGCTGCACGGTGGAGCTGTGCGGCGGCTGGGAGATGACGAGAGGCCTCTGCAGATATTAAACGAGTACCTGACTAATCTGGGGTTCGAAGATGCTTGGAGGGTGCAGGAGGAGGGGATGAATCCAGAAATCGGCTGCCTGATTCGCTTCTACTTCG gtaagCCTCGCAGCGCGGGCGGTTCTGAGCGCGTGCAGCTCTCAGGAGTGTTCAATGTTCGGAAGGGGAAGCTGGCGCTGCCGGTGAACCGCTGGTCGAAGCGTCAGGTCACGCTGAGTGGAACCTGCCTCATTGTCTCATCTGTGAAACACGCCCACACTGGCAAGATGCACATCCTCCCTCTCATCGGAGGAAAG gtggaggaggtgaggagacaCAGCCACTGTCTGGCTTTCAGCTCAGCCGGTCCCCAAAGTCAGACCTACTACGTCAGCTACGACTCCTACACAGAGCATCTGCGGTGGCACAGGACGGCCTCAAAG ATCGCGTCCCAGAGGGTGAACTCAGTCGACCTGTCGtgctgcagcctggaggagCTGCCCGCTCAGCTGTTTTACAGCCAGGACCTCACCCACCTCAATCTCAAAAACAACTTCATGTCCCCTCACAAAGGTGTTCCAGCACTTACCAG GTTTTGTAAACTGAGAAGCCTTAGTCTGTCAAATAACTCTCTGTCCGAGTTTCCTCTGGCCCTGTGTGACATCACCTCGCTCACGGAGCTGAACCTGTCTGGAAATCGTCTTTCGTCGCTGCCTGCAGAAGTAGGCACCATGCACAA TCTGCAGACACTTCTCCTGGACAGTAACTTCCTGAGCTCTCTGCCCGTGGAGCTGGGCTCTCTGGAGGGCCTGACCTACCTCGGCTTATCCTTCAACTGCTTCAGCTGCGTCCCCCCCGTCCTGGAGAAGCTCAGAGGCATGGAGAGACTCTGTCTGGCAGGGAACCAGCTCTCTGTCCTGGATATGGCCGGACTGCAGTGGCTGCCTGCTCACCACATAGATCTCAG ATTAAACCAGCTTCAAAAGGTAATAGTGGGAGACTCAGAGCAGCTGGTCCATATCGCCCACCTGGACCTGAGGGATACTGGTCTACAGGAGCTGGATGTCAGGTCTCTCTGTCGGCTGGAGCTCCTCCgctgtgacagaaacacactctcCCTCCTCAGAGTCAGCGGCCATGCGATAAAGAGCCTGCACGCCGCACATAACG aGCTAAAGCAGCTGGAAGTGCAGCCTGTGCCAGAGAATCTGACTGTTCTGGATTTGTCCTG GAACAAGCTGGGGTGTGTCCCTGATTGGgtgtgtgagagcagcagacTGGAGGTGTTGGACATCAATCATAACTCTGTTACTGAGGTGCCCATACG GCTGCTGTCCAGCGGGAGCCTGAGAAAGCTGCTGGCAGGCTGGAACCAAGTGTGTCGGCTCGCTGAGAGGCTGGAGAGATCACAGCTGGAGGTTCTCGACCTCCAACACAACTATCTGACTGAGCTCCCACATAACCTGTTCATCAAagcacagag CTTGCGGTACCTAAATGTGTCGGCCAATAAGCTGGAGAACCTCCCTGCAGCCAGCCTATCGGATGACAGCTTCAGCAGCCTGGAGGAGCTCTATGTGACCAATAACAGCTTGACGGACAAGTGCATCCCTCTCCTGACGGGACACGGGCGCCTCAGGGTGCTGCACCTCGCCTACAACCAGCTGCAGACCTTCACTGCCAG tAAACTGGCACgactggagcagctggaggagctggacctGAGCGGCAACAGACTGAGGGCCGTGCCCACCACCATCCTCAGCTGTCagcgcatgcacacactctcagcCCACTCCAACTGCATCAACGCGTTCCCTGAGGTCCTCCAGCTGCCGGAGATCAAG tgtgtgGACCTGAGCTGCAACGAGCTGACTGAGGTGACTCTGCCAGAGACGCTTCCTCCGAAGCTTCAGGAGCTGGACCTCACAGGAAATCCTCGCCTCAACCTGGACCACAAAAGCCTGGAGCTCCTCAA TAATATCCGATGTTTCAGAGTAGATCCGTCTCCTTCTGCTCCGTGTGTGAGCGAGAGCCACGGGGCCCCTGCAGTCTGGAGCCACGGTTACACCGAGGCCTCCGGAGTCAAAAACAA GCTGTGTGTGGCTGCTCTGGCTCTGGACAGCTTCTGTGGGATTCGTGAAGCTCTGTATGGAGTTTTCGACGGAGACAGGAATGTTGAGGTGCCTTACCTGCTGCAGTGCACCATGGGAGACGTGCTAGCCGAGGAGCTACACAGGGGCCAAAGGCAGGAAGATTACATGACCAACACTTTCCTCACCATGCAGAG GAAGCTGGGAACAGCAGGCCAGAGGATGGGCGGCTCAGCAGCTTTATGCCACATCAGACACGACCCCGTGGCTCCTGGCGACCACGGCGGCTGCTTTACTCTGAAGGCTGCTAATGTGGGCAGGTGTCAGGCTGTCCTGTGCCGAGACGGCAAAGCTATGCAActctccaccacacacaccGTCAAAGAAGAGCCTGAGTACCAGAGGGTTCGACGGCACAACGCCATCATCACAGAG GATAACAAAGTCAGTGGTGTAACTGACTCCACCAGAATTATGGGTTACTCCTTCCTGTGCCCCTCTGTGACCCCTCGACCCCACGTCTCCACGGTGATGCTCACCCCGCAGGATGAGTTCTTTCTCCTGGGCAGCCGGGGATTGTGGGACATGTTGTCTCCCAGTGAGGCGGTGGAGGCGGTCAGGAATGTGCCGGACGCTCTGGCTGCTGCCAAGAAGCTGGTGACTCTGGCTCAGAGCTACGGCTGCTCCGACAGCCTCAGCGCCGTCGTCGTGCAGCTCAGCATCACCGaagactgctgctgtttctgcgAGCCGCCGCCCCCGCCCCCGAGCCCCGGCCTGGGCACACACCATTACTCGGCAGGCGGTGATGGTGGGATACCGCTGCCGCCGGCCTCCTCAGGAACGGTGAGCGAGCTGAGCAGCGAGTTCAGCACGTCTGAAATGAGCAGCGAGGTGGGATCCACAGCGTCCTCAGAGGAGCCGCCGCCTCAGGCCGAGCCCCTGACGTCCCACCTCATCCTGCCGGGACGAGCCGGCGTGCGCAGACCTGCCTGTGGAGGAGGGAGCTTCCAGAGGCAGTTCTCTGGAGCTCTGTCCGACAACGGGCTGGACAGCGAGGACGAGGAGCCCATCGCCGGCGTCTTCTCCAACGGCAGCCgtgtggaggtggaggctgACGTCCACTGTCTGCGCCGCCACGACTGCGCAGCACCCCAGACACACGCTCACGCTCAGCCAAGCACAAACATCCCTTCCGCTGTCGCCTTGCATCACGAGccctcaccccctcccttcCCTACCCAGTCTCCCTCCCccgtccctccctcctctccctgcctcaGCAGGGAGGCTCGGTCTGGAACTCTGGGCCGCAGGGCTCGAGCTAACGGCTCCGTGGCCTGCCAAGGGAAGAACCAGGACCTCATAGAGGAAGCGGGCGACGCCCCCATCAGGAAGCAAGGGGGTTACTTCAACGCTCCCGCCCAGCCGGACCCCGAAGACCAGCTCATCATCCCgccagagctggaggaggaagtcCGGCAgatcatccagcagcagcaggagcagatgcagacacacaaccagCAAGCACACAGCTACCAGAAACCTGCAGACTATTTCGTCACACCCCTCTAA